Genomic window (Sulfurimonas sp.):
ATATACTTGATTTTGAAATTTTTACTCCAAAAGTAGAAATCAGTACTCCAAAAGTTTACAAAAGTTATAGAGAAAACTTTTATGCCCCGATAGATGCCACTGAAATAGAAAAATTAAAAAACATGAGCTCATTATATGTCTTAAATGAGATAAAAGCAGATGAAGCAAACGACCTGTTTAAACCTGCTCTTGAAGAATATAAAGAATTAAAAAATCACTACAAACAGGGATATTTTTTCAGTGGAAGCGGAAGTAGCTTTTTTAAGTTACTAAGCTAAAAATTACGCTACAATAAAATATAAAATTTATAAACAGTAGGTAAAAAATGAAAAAAATAATAATCACTAGTTTAGTTGCTCTAACTATCTCCCTTAGCTCTTTGTCTGCATACGACTTAAAATCAAATATGTTACTTTTAAATGCTGAACTAAGAGATGTTCAACAAGGTTTTATTTCAAGTGATAAGCAAGGGGTAAAAGAAGCCATTGATAAATTTGCTAAACATGCAGAGGAACTTCTTGGAAACAAAGACAACTTTGCAAAAATGCTTCCAAAAGATAAAAAAAACAAGGCTAAAGAAGCTGTAATGAGTGCACAAATCATCGCTCATAATGTTCAAATCATCAGAGATGCAATAGACAATAAATATGGCCAATCTGGACAAATCAGAAGAGAAGAATCTCAAAGAGCATATACATATATAGAACATGCTTGTTTTCGCTGTCATAACATAGTTCGTGACTAAACATGGGTGAAACAGTAGCAAAAAATAAAAAAGCCTACTTTGACTACTTTTTAGAAGAAAAATTTGAAGCTGGTTTAGTACTTCAAGGAAGTGAAGTAAAAGGTATTCGAGCAAATAGAGTAAATCTCAAAGATAGTTTTATTCGTTTTGTTCAAGGTGAAGCATTTTTATTTAATGCTCATATTGGAAGACTTGAAACTACACATCATTACTATACTCATGAAGAAAGAGGTAGCAGGAAACTGCTTTTACATAAAAAACAGCTACAAAAGATGAAAACTGCAGTTGAAAAAGATGGTTACACCATAGTTCCTCTTCAGTTATACTTTAATGCGAGAAATCTTGTGAAAATCCAAATTGCCATCGCAAAAGGCAAACAGCTTCACGACAAAAGACAAGACTTAAAAGCTAAAGATATGAAACGGGATATAGCTAGGGCGATGAAGGATTACTAATGAGATATTTTTTTCTTTTATTACTTTTAGCATCTACACTTTTTCCTTTTAACATAGATATATACACCTCTGAGATAGCAAATGGAAAGACCACAGTTTTAGAGTTTAAAAAAGAAAAAAACATACAATATACTAAAGTTGTTTTAGCCAAAAAGAATTATAAAATCTACCAACATCCCTCAGATGCAAAAAAACTATATTCTTTAATCCCAATAAACTACTATAAAAAACCCACAAATTTAAAAGCTAAGGTTTTTTATGAAGAAAACGGAAACATAAAAACTAAAACTTTTTTTTTTAAAGTCATAGATGGGCAATATAAAAAAGAAAATATAAAAGTACAAAAATCTAAAGTAACTCTAAATAAAAAAGATAAAAAAAGAGCTTCAATAGAGTATAAAGAAGCAATGAGTATTTATAATCACGCAACAAATAAAAGTTATATTTCTTCAAAATTTATCACTCCGATGCAGAGTAAAATAACAAGCTCATTTGGAAAAGCTAGAGTTTATAATAACACTTTAAAAGGTTATCATAGCGGAACAGACTATAGAGCAAAGATAGGAACTCCCATAATTGCTAGTAATTCTGGAAAAATCGTTTTAGTAAAAGATAGGTTTTATTCAGGTGGAAGCGTTATAATTGATCATGGGCATGGCATCTACACTTGCTATTATCATATGAG
Coding sequences:
- the smpB gene encoding SsrA-binding protein SmpB; translated protein: MGETVAKNKKAYFDYFLEEKFEAGLVLQGSEVKGIRANRVNLKDSFIRFVQGEAFLFNAHIGRLETTHHYYTHEERGSRKLLLHKKQLQKMKTAVEKDGYTIVPLQLYFNARNLVKIQIAIAKGKQLHDKRQDLKAKDMKRDIARAMKDY
- a CDS encoding M23 family metallopeptidase, with protein sequence MRYFFLLLLLASTLFPFNIDIYTSEIANGKTTVLEFKKEKNIQYTKVVLAKKNYKIYQHPSDAKKLYSLIPINYYKKPTNLKAKVFYEENGNIKTKTFFFKVIDGQYKKENIKVQKSKVTLNKKDKKRASIEYKEAMSIYNHATNKSYISSKFITPMQSKITSSFGKARVYNNTLKGYHSGTDYRAKIGTPIIASNSGKIVLVKDRFYSGGSVIIDHGHGIYTCYYHMSKFSIKKGAFVKKGEVIGLSGVSGRVTGPHLHFSARVGGEQVDPLQLIKLINKNLF